The following are from one region of the Poecilia reticulata strain Guanapo linkage group LG7, Guppy_female_1.0+MT, whole genome shotgun sequence genome:
- the plagl2 gene encoding zinc finger protein PLAGL2, giving the protein MAAAAADASHCITALTPEEEGRRTAAKLFGSAAPLPRTERERDRGKEREEEGEKVGRASGNECLVCGALFVTQEKLRLHTSSHTGEKPFHCSQPHCPKAFSSKYKLFRHMATHSPQKTHQCSFCEKMFHRKDHLKNHLQTHDPNKEAFKCDECGKHYNTKLGYKRHVAMHSATAGDLTCKVCMQSYESTPVLLEHLKSHSGKSSGGAKEKKHPCDHCDRRFYTRKDVRRHMVVHTGRKDFLCQYCAQRFGRKDHLTRHVKKSHSQELLKIKTEPPDMLGLLTTGSPPCSVKEELSPMMCGMGPNKDPMMGKSFPSGAPFPMSMYNPHHLQAMSNSGVGPPHPSLMPNSLSAAMGMGCHMESTASIHPHSHHHHHHHHHHHHHHSPPTPPHHQPAAPQQQHQPQPAPKYQLGSTSYLLDKPLKVEMESFLMDLQSGLPGPVPSAEPHAAASPPKDGLEPTSGLADDLCGDPLLSKSPAVIAESLCAANMDFSHLLGFLPLNLPPYSAPMSTGGLVMGYTSSVTSSTSSSSSSSLHAAEPHAAAVAAAAAAVATAPLTSLQPQPQEQQSSSGGLGLGSLHPLPPVFSSSLSNTTLPRFHQAFQ; this is encoded by the exons ATGGCAGCTGCTGCCGCCGATGCCTCACACTGTATTACCGCACTGACGCCGGAGGAAGAGGGACGACGCACTGCCGCCAAGCTGTTTGGGAGCGCCGCCCCGCTGCCACGGACGGAGAGAGAGCGAGATCGGGGGAAAGAGAgggaagaggaaggagagaaagtAGGGAGAGCGAGTGGGAACGAGTGTCTGGTGTGCGGGGCCCTGTTTGTAACACAGGAGAAGCTCCGGCTCCACACTTCGAGTCACACCGGAGAGAAGCCTTTCCACTGCTCACAGCCACACTGTCCCAAGGCCTTCAGCTCCAAGTACAAACTCTTCAG GCATATGGCCACACACTCTCCGCAGAAGACCCATCAGTGTTCgttctgtgaaaaaatgttcCACCGCAAAGACCACCTGAAGAACCACCTGCAGACCCATGACCCCAACAAAGAGGCCTTCAAGTGTGATGAGTGTGGGAAGCACTACAATACCAAGCTGGGATACAAGCGCCATGTGGCCATGCACTCTGCTACTGCGGGGGATTTAACCTGCAAAGTGTGCATGCAGAGTTACGAAAGCACACCTGTTCTCCTGGAGCATCTCAAGAGCCACTCGGGGAAGTCTTCCGGTGGTGCCAAGGAGAAAAAACACCCCTGCGACCATTGTGACCGACGTTTCTACACACGGAAAGATGTGAGACGGCACATGGTGGTCCACACAGGGCGAAAAGACTTTCTGTGCCAGTACTGTGCCCAGCGCTTTGGTAGGAAAGACCATCTGACACGGCATGTGAAGAAGAGCCACTCACAGGAGCTGCTGAAGATTAAGACGGAGCCTCCGGATATGCTAGGCCTGTTGACGACAGGATCTCCACCGTGCTCAGTAAAGGAGGAACTCAGCCCCATGATGTGCGGCATGGGGCCCAACAAAGACCCCATGATGGGAAAGTCATTCCCCAGCGGGGCACCCTTTCCCATGAGCATGTATAACCCTCACCATCTCCAGGCCATGTCTAATTCTGGTGTGGGTCCTCCACATCCTTCCCTAATGCCCAATTCCTTGTCTGCAGCTATGGGCATGGGCTGTCATATGGAATCCACTGCATCTATTCATCCACACtcccatcaccaccaccaccaccaccaccatcaccatcatcaccattCCCCTCCAACGCCCCCGCACCATCAGCCTGCGGCtccccagcagcagcaccagcccCAGCCAGCACCCAAATACCAGCTGGGATCTACCTCATACCTGCTGGACAAGCCCTTGAAAGTAGAGATGGAGAGTTTTCTCATGGATCTGCAGAGTGGTCTACCAGGCCCGGTTCCCTCTGCAGAGCCCCATGCTGCTGCCTCACCCCCTAAGGACGGATTGGAGCCCACTTCAGGCTTGGCCGATGACCTTTGCGGGGATCCCCTCCTGTCCAAGAGCCCTGCAGTGATCGCTGAGTCTCTGTGTGCTGCTAACATGGATTTTTCCCACCTGCTGGGTTTCCTGCCCCTAAACCTTCCTCCTTACAGTGCTCCCATGAGCACAGGAGGACTGGTTATGGGGTACACCTCATCTGTGACCTCCTccacttcttcctcttcctcttcatctctgCACGCTGCCGAGCCCCATGCCGCTGCAGTCGCCGCGGCAGCAGCCGCCGTCGCCACGGCACCTCTTACCTCTTTGCAACCGCAACCTCAGGAGCAGCAGAGCTCCAGCGGGGGTCTAGGCCTTGGATCCCTGCACCCCCTTCCACCAGTGTTCAGCTCCAGCCTTAGTAACACCACGTTGCCTCGCTTTCACCAGGCCTTTCAGTGA